In the Cellvibrio sp. KY-GH-1 genome, TCGTTGAAGCTGGAAAAGTTATCTTAAATGGCGGCATATCCCAGGCGATAGTCAAGCGTGAAGACTGGAGTCAGGTGTATGCATCTACCTGCTTTTTTCTCAACATAGTCTACGCCTTAGTATTTATCGCACTGATCTGGTTATTTGGCATTCCGGTTACTGAACACTTTTATGACCCGGCTGCGGCGCCCATATTACAAGCAATGTTAATTATTTTTCTACTCGAGGGAATCAAGGTTGTTCATGAAGGAAAATTACGCCGGGAATTTTCCTTCAAAGCGATTGCATTGCGCAGTATCAGTGCCAGTTTTATTTCAGGTGTGACAGGCGTGCTAATGGCACTACAAGGATACGGAGTATGGTCGCTGGTCGGACAACAGTTAAGCGGTCAAATACTGGTAACAGTTATTACGTTAGTTAGCGCGCGTTGGTGGCCCAGTTTTACTTTCAGCTGGTCAGAAGCGAAAAGTGCAATGAGGTTTTCCTCACCACTTATGCTGGCCCAGTTAATCAACACGTTATGCAATTCAGTATTGGAATTTATCGTAGGTTTCTTACTGGGCCCAGCGGCGCTGGGAACCTATCGAATAGGTGGGCGCGCTCTGTTTATTCTGCAGGACATCATAGTGCGCCCACTTGAGCAAACCGCTTTACCTGCGTTCGCGCGCCTGCAAGATGTAACAGCGCGAGCGAATTCCTGCTTGCGCATAATGCGTATGAGCAGCTTCATCATAGTACCAATATTTTTTGGCACCGCCGCGATAGCGCCAGAATTTATCGTACTCGTGTTTGGTGATAAATGGCGTGCGAGTGGAGAATTGATGAGCCTGATTGCGATTGGCTCAGCACCACTGCTGATCCGTTTCCAGGTTAACGCTGTGCTTACCGCGCAAGGACATACACTGTGGGTTCTAGCCACGACCCTGTGCCTATTGCTGGTCACTATGCTCCTGG is a window encoding:
- a CDS encoding lipopolysaccharide biosynthesis protein is translated as MGLKQQLGNSTAWMSLAASSMSIVSFLVFIIISRILSPSEIGLAVFAILVVEAGKVILNGGISQAIVKREDWSQVYASTCFFLNIVYALVFIALIWLFGIPVTEHFYDPAAAPILQAMLIIFLLEGIKVVHEGKLRREFSFKAIALRSISASFISGVTGVLMALQGYGVWSLVGQQLSGQILVTVITLVSARWWPSFTFSWSEAKSAMRFSSPLMLAQLINTLCNSVLEFIVGFLLGPAALGTYRIGGRALFILQDIIVRPLEQTALPAFARLQDVTARANSCLRIMRMSSFIIVPIFFGTAAIAPEFIVLVFGDKWRASGELMSLIAIGSAPLLIRFQVNAVLTAQGHTLWVLATTLCLLLVTMLLGYFWVQKGLTFAALAYLVSMYFSALLGLVIFQYHFGCSYTVIMKTIFPSYIASATMLGICLVVKSHLRDWPLTIQILSTAATGAFSYLILSLLVFRPEAKNFLQEALSIAPAKISPHLLRIQQWCRFH